A single genomic interval of Paenibacillus macerans harbors:
- a CDS encoding efflux RND transporter periplasmic adaptor subunit, with the protein MNKKSAVILLSALALSVALAGCSGGQPPAAAPAEQEVQAVSVEVGKVTKGNIEAEAGVVGTLAPNKTVQVAPKINGTIASINLKIGQTVTKGQVLFTLDQKTIRDSIKQSEESYNVALANLKQAQSSTEQSIQQAESGVDQAKAALDQQQSSIDTAKNTIKDAETSLKDAQNALNRTQQLFAAGAVSQTELEQAQTTVRQAQTRLDNAKLTLSNAQTSLENAQTSYQNAVKSLELARKGAGIDVAKANVEQLRSALETARSQLDDATVKAPMSGTLSAVNGNVGQIVGPQSPVVTIANTNPILVKVNLSESEMMKVKVGSSVTVGIPSVDKRINAKVTAINSVMDQDLKAYPVEISIENSANTLKAGMVANVYIQSGAAEGLLVPQAAVSEKAGVKYVYIIEGSVAKQVKIQTGEESAEQVEVTEGLSEGQQIVVKGAAMLTDGAQVTIINQ; encoded by the coding sequence ATGAATAAAAAAAGTGCAGTAATATTGTTGTCGGCCTTGGCTTTATCGGTGGCGTTAGCCGGCTGCTCAGGAGGTCAGCCTCCTGCAGCGGCTCCGGCGGAGCAGGAAGTACAGGCCGTGTCTGTCGAAGTAGGGAAGGTAACCAAGGGCAATATTGAAGCTGAAGCGGGCGTTGTCGGTACGCTGGCCCCCAACAAAACCGTTCAGGTGGCTCCGAAGATCAATGGCACAATTGCAAGCATCAATTTGAAAATCGGGCAGACCGTCACCAAGGGGCAAGTTTTGTTTACGCTGGATCAAAAGACTATTCGCGACAGCATCAAGCAATCCGAGGAATCTTATAATGTTGCGCTTGCTAACCTGAAGCAAGCGCAGAGCAGTACGGAGCAATCGATTCAGCAGGCGGAATCCGGCGTTGATCAGGCTAAAGCCGCCCTTGATCAGCAGCAAAGCTCTATAGATACGGCGAAGAACACAATTAAGGATGCAGAGACCTCCTTGAAGGACGCGCAAAACGCCCTGAACCGTACACAGCAGCTATTTGCGGCAGGAGCTGTATCTCAGACGGAGCTGGAGCAGGCACAAACGACAGTAAGGCAGGCCCAAACCAGGCTGGACAATGCAAAGCTGACGTTGAGCAACGCTCAAACTTCTTTAGAAAACGCGCAAACGTCATACCAAAACGCCGTGAAATCACTTGAATTAGCCCGTAAAGGGGCCGGTATTGATGTGGCTAAGGCCAATGTTGAACAGTTGCGCTCCGCTCTTGAGACAGCTCGCAGCCAATTGGATGACGCTACCGTTAAGGCTCCAATGTCCGGCACGCTTTCGGCTGTCAACGGCAATGTTGGACAGATTGTCGGTCCTCAGTCGCCTGTTGTCACGATTGCTAATACCAATCCGATTCTGGTGAAAGTAAATTTGTCCGAGTCTGAAATGATGAAGGTTAAAGTCGGTTCCTCCGTGACAGTAGGCATTCCTTCCGTCGATAAGAGAATTAACGCCAAGGTTACGGCGATCAACTCTGTCATGGATCAGGATCTGAAAGCTTATCCGGTTGAAATCTCTATAGAGAATTCTGCTAATACACTTAAGGCAGGCATGGTAGCCAACGTGTATATCCAATCCGGGGCCGCGGAAGGGCTGCTCGTTCCGCAAGCCGCTGTTAGTGAAAAAGCTGGTGTAAAGTACGTCTATATCATCGAAGGAAGTGTAGCAAAACAAGTGAAGATTCAAACAGGAGAAGAGAGCGCCGAGCAGGTGGAAGTGACCGAAGGGCTCTCAGAGGGGCAACAAATCGTTGTTAAGGGTGCAGCCATGCTTACTGACGGCGCGCAGGTTACCATTATAAATCAGTAA
- a CDS encoding copper amine oxidase N-terminal domain-containing protein: MSDTTRHKENNTVIDEVQGGEKKVMTKFNKKIINVLATATLVAGVAAPVTAIVAPSAVEAASSGDITVLSTPSVVNNGTAQRVGSIKFEIPKFSTLRTGDQLIIRLPFDLDKATVTKSVYTIEGRSFVAFSGLNKPEYKEFVNTLKLANDANGLTNADFELDPEVSDASTIAIKYVGENGKVLSDDPAVFTLVLGGLIIDSNDEAKVEFYAPGSSPFPAGSKIVATVAKNKNNLNVSFGSLDTSNERFDPKIVIEEPYAGALDLNTELRIKLPNGYVWVDNKKAMKRMYGDFNPEWLNITQEKDDQELVITVKTDATTKAAVEARNKSANKVETKIEIPYDFRVDDSTKVKKGDIIARLSGRTSANISEAKIGTYGEYESTLKAEDAPTLVSGQDEQRIADFHITETVGDSIVTGSNGRYLELTLPEGARWQDEYEWDIAGKDRSKKPNPLPTITDEGLTLTFEGFTGNNNRTAKYLVNPRPQNDTDAATLDFEDLEVALAPDFTGDLKISVGGSAGVKGDVVVAKVVAPVTAQVASAPDVIIGAREQKAGDFTITEGKAGALVDDGEVRLVLPDGVKFASTPTVKVSGGDLIINNVRRSSDDRTVIFDVEGESDTASTISVSNVSVILDRTVPEGKVELSVEGDAVSETQKYSNWKDNKAVAKAIIAKVSTPAPVEDSKGNTVSIFKIGSTSYTVNGATYTADVAPYIENGRTFLPVRYVADALGVAPQNIKFDKKTSTVTLLKGDRIVQIKLKTNILTVNGAVINMDVKAITKNNRTVLPISWVGQALGADIKWDKDTNTVTVTQVK; encoded by the coding sequence ATGAGTGACACGACTCGACACAAAGAAAATAATACTGTAATTGATGAAGTTCAAGGAGGAGAAAAAAAGGTTATGACAAAGTTTAACAAGAAAATTATTAACGTGCTTGCTACAGCAACATTGGTTGCCGGTGTAGCGGCGCCTGTAACAGCAATTGTTGCTCCATCCGCTGTTGAAGCTGCCAGCAGTGGTGACATTACGGTTCTGAGCACGCCGAGCGTAGTTAATAATGGTACTGCACAACGCGTTGGCAGCATCAAATTTGAGATTCCTAAGTTCTCTACCCTTCGTACTGGCGATCAGCTTATTATTAGATTGCCATTTGATTTGGATAAAGCTACCGTTACTAAATCTGTTTATACCATTGAGGGACGCAGCTTTGTTGCATTTAGCGGTTTGAACAAGCCTGAATATAAGGAATTTGTAAATACCTTGAAATTGGCTAATGACGCAAACGGTCTTACAAATGCTGATTTTGAATTAGATCCGGAAGTTTCCGATGCAAGTACAATTGCAATTAAATACGTTGGTGAAAATGGCAAGGTTCTTTCGGATGACCCAGCAGTTTTCACGCTGGTTCTCGGTGGTTTGATCATTGACAGCAATGACGAAGCTAAGGTTGAATTCTATGCTCCAGGAAGCAGTCCTTTCCCGGCTGGTTCCAAAATTGTTGCTACAGTTGCTAAAAACAAAAACAATCTTAACGTGTCTTTTGGCAGCTTGGATACATCGAATGAGAGATTTGATCCTAAGATCGTCATCGAGGAACCGTATGCTGGTGCATTGGATTTAAACACCGAATTAAGAATTAAACTGCCTAATGGATATGTTTGGGTCGACAATAAAAAAGCGATGAAACGTATGTACGGTGATTTTAACCCTGAGTGGCTTAATATCACACAAGAGAAAGACGATCAAGAACTGGTTATTACGGTTAAAACTGATGCTACTACGAAAGCAGCGGTGGAAGCACGTAATAAAAGTGCCAATAAAGTTGAGACCAAAATTGAAATTCCTTACGACTTCAGAGTTGATGATTCCACAAAAGTCAAGAAAGGCGATATCATTGCTCGCCTGAGCGGCAGAACCTCCGCTAACATTTCTGAAGCCAAAATTGGTACTTATGGTGAATATGAATCCACGCTGAAGGCTGAAGATGCACCTACTTTGGTTTCCGGCCAAGATGAACAGAGAATTGCCGATTTCCATATTACTGAGACTGTTGGTGACAGTATCGTAACTGGCTCGAACGGACGTTATCTTGAACTGACGCTGCCGGAAGGTGCTAGATGGCAGGATGAGTATGAATGGGATATTGCTGGTAAGGATAGATCTAAAAAACCAAATCCCCTTCCTACTATAACAGACGAAGGTTTGACATTGACGTTTGAAGGATTTACAGGAAATAACAATCGTACAGCCAAGTACTTGGTAAACCCGCGTCCTCAAAATGATACAGATGCAGCGACGCTTGACTTCGAAGACCTTGAAGTAGCTTTGGCTCCTGACTTCACCGGCGATTTGAAAATTTCGGTTGGCGGTTCCGCAGGAGTTAAAGGGGACGTTGTAGTAGCTAAGGTTGTTGCTCCGGTTACTGCGCAAGTAGCATCGGCTCCTGATGTCATTATCGGTGCACGCGAACAAAAGGCTGGTGATTTCACGATCACTGAAGGTAAAGCCGGCGCTTTGGTGGACGATGGCGAAGTTCGTTTGGTTCTGCCGGATGGCGTTAAATTTGCAAGCACACCAACGGTTAAAGTATCTGGCGGGGACCTGATTATCAACAATGTTAGAAGATCGAGCGATGACAGAACTGTGATCTTCGACGTTGAGGGCGAAAGCGATACGGCTAGCACGATTTCGGTATCGAATGTTAGCGTTATTCTTGACCGTACTGTTCCGGAAGGAAAAGTTGAACTGTCCGTTGAAGGTGATGCTGTATCCGAAACTCAAAAGTATTCGAATTGGAAAGATAACAAAGCGGTAGCAAAAGCAATTATCGCTAAAGTTTCTACTCCGGCACCGGTTGAAGACTCCAAAGGTAATACTGTATCTATTTTCAAAATCGGTAGCACGAGCTACACTGTAAATGGTGCAACTTATACAGCCGACGTTGCTCCTTACATCGAGAACGGACGCACTTTCCTGCCTGTTCGTTACGTAGCCGATGCTCTGGGTGTTGCTCCGCAAAACATTAAGTTTGATAAGAAGACTTCCACAGTCACGCTGTTGAAAGGTGACCGTATCGTACAAATCAAACTGAAAACTAACATCCTGACGGTTAACGGTGCAGTAATTAACATGGACGTTAAGGCAATCACTAAGAACAACCGTACTGTTCTGCCAATCAGCTGGGTAGGTCAAGCTTTGGGAGCAGATATCAAATGGGACAAAGATACTAACACAGTTACGGTAACACAAGTAAAATAA
- a CDS encoding stalk domain-containing protein, protein MKRLGSALVSTALLSSVVVGAASAQSANDIHVTLNGITQTYNQQPIQSNHVTLVPMRALFESLGAQVDYDTATGLISATKGADTIELKVNNTTAHKNGESITLETPAKLINGSAYVPLRFVGESFGAKVDWDKATSTIQIELPVKTESEQNSSNPAPSVPVTTTEAIYETNTEPLAYEDAVALAVANNNKIKMQEKSLKADDNRLVDSADKIDYIPTPGPNGNPEAKAAFNNYSQAQISYLISKKDLEVAKESVAYQVKKSYNAIINAIEDKRLADLNVTDAEWKLRIAQTKLANQMASEYEVTQAQNTLAQTKAAQEVAAKALDEAYRTLNALIGYKADQKYEVTDHPKFEVFEDNVDAHIGRVQADSPTVWKAEREVEQADLNVNYFTFANGQTINAYENTKIGVDVKKISVSEAKKQLEDAIRQTYDQIKQLETQYTQLQASLTSATDALNVVQKRYELGMATQYEVFQAQLQLETLKQKISAIVTGLDTAKLAYEKPWIAAP, encoded by the coding sequence ATGAAACGACTGGGCTCCGCTTTAGTTTCCACAGCACTGTTGTCTTCCGTTGTAGTGGGTGCAGCTTCTGCGCAATCGGCAAACGATATTCATGTAACCCTCAATGGAATAACTCAGACATATAATCAACAACCCATTCAAAGCAATCATGTAACCTTGGTTCCGATGCGGGCTCTGTTTGAATCGCTTGGCGCGCAAGTTGATTATGACACGGCAACCGGACTAATTTCTGCAACCAAGGGTGCGGACACCATTGAATTGAAAGTGAATAATACTACCGCTCACAAGAACGGTGAATCGATTACTTTGGAGACGCCCGCTAAACTCATAAATGGGTCTGCCTACGTACCGTTACGTTTTGTTGGGGAATCGTTCGGCGCTAAAGTGGATTGGGATAAAGCAACTTCAACCATCCAAATTGAGCTGCCTGTGAAGACGGAAAGTGAACAAAACAGTTCAAATCCTGCTCCGAGTGTCCCTGTTACAACTACGGAAGCCATCTATGAGACCAACACGGAGCCGCTGGCCTATGAAGACGCTGTCGCTCTTGCGGTCGCCAACAACAATAAAATCAAGATGCAGGAGAAATCGCTTAAGGCAGATGACAACAGGTTGGTAGACTCAGCCGATAAGATCGATTATATCCCTACTCCCGGTCCGAACGGCAATCCTGAAGCAAAAGCCGCTTTTAATAATTACAGCCAGGCGCAAATAAGCTACCTGATATCCAAGAAAGACTTAGAGGTGGCCAAAGAGAGCGTGGCTTACCAGGTTAAAAAAAGCTATAATGCTATCATTAACGCCATTGAGGATAAGCGCTTGGCCGATCTCAACGTAACGGATGCAGAATGGAAGCTGCGCATTGCACAGACCAAGTTGGCGAATCAAATGGCCAGCGAATATGAAGTGACCCAAGCGCAGAATACGTTGGCCCAGACTAAAGCTGCGCAGGAAGTAGCGGCTAAGGCTCTGGATGAAGCCTATCGAACTTTAAATGCGTTAATAGGCTATAAAGCGGATCAGAAATATGAAGTAACCGATCATCCCAAATTTGAAGTATTTGAAGATAATGTGGACGCTCATATTGGCCGTGTTCAAGCCGACAGCCCTACCGTGTGGAAGGCTGAACGCGAGGTTGAGCAGGCTGATCTGAACGTTAATTATTTTACTTTCGCCAATGGGCAAACGATCAACGCTTATGAAAATACAAAAATCGGTGTTGATGTGAAAAAGATTAGTGTATCTGAAGCCAAGAAACAACTTGAAGATGCCATTCGGCAAACCTATGATCAAATCAAACAGCTTGAAACTCAATACACTCAGCTTCAGGCTTCCTTAACAAGCGCCACTGACGCCCTGAACGTAGTACAAAAACGTTATGAGTTGGGCATGGCGACTCAATATGAAGTGTTTCAAGCGCAGCTTCAATTAGAAACCTTGAAACAGAAAATATCCGCCATCGTCACAGGTCTGGATACCGCCAAACTGGCCTATGAGAAACCGTGGATTGCAGCACCATAA
- a CDS encoding alpha/beta-type small acid-soluble spore protein gives MARSNSKLVPECRQMLKQWKYEIAAEFGLPVGGGVAGEASDTEFASELGALGTSGDSGGNWRHLTSRENGSVGGEITKRLVAQAQRDLLLH, from the coding sequence ATGGCAAGAAGCAACTCCAAGCTGGTTCCGGAATGCCGTCAAATGCTTAAACAGTGGAAGTATGAAATTGCGGCAGAGTTCGGGTTGCCGGTCGGCGGCGGGGTAGCCGGTGAGGCGTCGGATACGGAATTCGCCAGCGAGCTCGGCGCTTTGGGGACAAGCGGTGATTCCGGCGGCAACTGGCGGCATCTCACATCACGGGAAAACGGCTCGGTCGGCGGAGAAATTACAAAACGGCTGGTCGCTCAGGCGCAGCGTGATTTGCTTTTGCACTAA
- the metK gene encoding methionine adenosyltransferase: MSVQGRHLFTSESVTEGHPDKICDQISDAVLDAFLANDPYARVACEVSVATGLVLVIGEISTKSEYVDIPAIVRKTVKEIGYTRAKYGFDFNTCAVLTSLNEQSADIAQGVNAALESRDPAQVDKETENIGAGDQGLMFGFATNETPELMPLPIALSHRIARRLSEVRKDGTLGYLRPDGKTQVTIEYVDGKPKRVDAIVVSSQHAEEITLEQIQTDIKEHVILPVVPAELLDGETKYFINPTGRFVIGGPQGDAGLTGRKIIVDTYGGYARHGGGAFSGKDPTKVDRSAAYAARYVAKNLVAAGLADKVEIQLAYAIGVANPVSINVDTYGTGKVPEEKLVELVRQNFDLRPAGIIRMLDLRRPIYRQTAAYGHFGRTDIDLPWERIDKAEALKTQAGL; this comes from the coding sequence ATGTCCGTACAAGGGCGACACTTATTTACTTCCGAGTCCGTTACGGAAGGACACCCTGATAAAATTTGCGATCAAATTTCCGATGCGGTTCTTGACGCATTTTTGGCCAATGATCCCTATGCCCGGGTTGCATGTGAAGTTTCCGTAGCCACCGGGCTAGTGCTCGTTATCGGGGAGATCAGCACCAAATCCGAATATGTCGATATTCCTGCTATTGTTCGCAAAACGGTGAAGGAGATTGGCTATACCCGTGCTAAATATGGGTTCGATTTCAATACTTGCGCGGTCCTCACCTCGCTTAATGAGCAGTCCGCAGACATTGCCCAAGGCGTAAACGCCGCTCTGGAAAGCCGGGATCCTGCCCAGGTCGATAAGGAAACGGAAAATATCGGCGCCGGTGACCAAGGGTTGATGTTTGGTTTTGCTACGAATGAAACGCCGGAGCTCATGCCGCTTCCGATTGCGCTGTCGCACCGTATTGCTCGCCGCCTTTCCGAAGTGCGGAAGGACGGCACGCTGGGTTACCTCCGGCCGGACGGTAAAACCCAAGTTACGATTGAATATGTCGACGGCAAACCCAAACGGGTGGACGCGATCGTTGTATCTTCGCAGCATGCGGAAGAAATTACGCTGGAACAAATTCAAACAGACATCAAGGAGCACGTCATTCTTCCGGTTGTACCGGCGGAATTATTGGATGGGGAAACGAAATATTTCATTAACCCGACAGGCCGCTTTGTTATCGGGGGGCCACAGGGAGATGCCGGTTTAACGGGCCGCAAAATTATTGTCGATACGTACGGCGGATATGCCCGCCACGGCGGCGGCGCATTCTCTGGGAAAGACCCGACCAAAGTTGACCGTTCGGCCGCTTATGCGGCGCGTTACGTGGCGAAAAACCTCGTTGCCGCGGGGCTGGCCGACAAAGTGGAAATCCAGTTGGCTTATGCGATCGGCGTCGCTAACCCGGTATCCATTAATGTCGATACTTACGGAACAGGCAAAGTACCGGAAGAAAAATTGGTGGAGCTCGTTCGCCAGAATTTCGATCTTCGTCCGGCGGGCATCATTCGTATGTTGGATCTTCGCCGTCCGATTTATCGCCAAACCGCAGCCTACGGTCATTTTGGACGTACGGACATCGATTTGCCTTGGGAACGCATAGATAAGGCCGAAGCGCTGAAAACACAAGCGGGATTATAA
- a CDS encoding stalk domain-containing protein has protein sequence MVVDKNQDSKWMRIVVRGGKRLAIVSLAGMIWIQPAIGWGPVPIGGTVSTAYAASNQAVKLSEEIITSGAKLVKYQYTVTRSGKSVKVLADVVEVDLTNPYVSLDVMTGKGGQLTTRQSVEGMAKETGAVAGVNGDFFATGGQGVPMGAAVSQGTLVTSPAQLEGMYAFGVKNDGTPFIDRFGFNGTVVAEDGSSFELAGINQESYVTEPDKTRSHVNKLFIYTSAWKSAQRPVDTSTTPTEVLVQGDVITQISIKAPIPGAVPADGYILRAHGTAADFVAKHLEVGQRIDTQYELQSLTTGNSVNPADLKVMIGGHTLLVDQGQASAFTRATNSISGGSTVARTAVGYSKDGKTAYIIAAEKNSNSSGMTLKELQGFMTSIGVWKGLNLDGGGSTTMVNRPLAETSAQLTFTTSNGSAGQRAVANGLGVFTSAPQGTLKGFKVSGSSTLLIGQTVPYALKGYDTYYNPIATESTAASWKASNGNVKWTGSGFKGVKAGTAKITATNGSASSSMEVTVLGGSDLTSLTPATTFAPLEAGASVSVPVTAQLKSGSTVNVPAESVKWTFSGMKASVKDGALTVQSINSGTKVAYATPSYDGFTGTPVVLSASTDTIWESFENVSYPISFTGLPAESQGTAAIVQGTGERANSKVLQLDYDLTGGTGNKFAYAQINGTTGKEIPENATAMTIDLLGDASLNWVRAELADADGKPVYLDLARPLDFTGWKTLNVDLTAAGIKYPAKLKRLYVVSVEEGQDERMLTGSVSFDNIRFTAPAAATEEAAAVTQPSVKAVMVVGQKSMTVDGAKQSLEVAPLLKDNTTYVPIKYVLDAFGGTSTWNNAAKKITVKRGTNVLELTVGEKEFFVNGTSKQAEVSPIVVGGRTLVPLRLVSEQLGIGVNWEKKTKSITLES, from the coding sequence ATGGTAGTGGATAAGAATCAGGACTCGAAATGGATGCGGATTGTAGTGCGGGGCGGGAAACGATTGGCGATCGTCTCCTTGGCGGGAATGATTTGGATTCAGCCGGCGATCGGATGGGGACCGGTACCTATTGGGGGGACGGTTTCTACGGCGTATGCGGCAAGCAATCAAGCCGTAAAATTAAGCGAAGAAATCATTACGTCCGGGGCGAAACTTGTCAAATATCAATACACGGTGACGCGTTCGGGCAAGTCCGTTAAAGTGCTTGCGGATGTGGTCGAAGTCGATTTAACCAATCCTTACGTCAGTTTGGATGTCATGACCGGCAAGGGGGGGCAATTGACGACCCGGCAATCGGTGGAAGGCATGGCCAAAGAGACCGGTGCCGTGGCCGGGGTAAACGGCGATTTCTTTGCCACCGGAGGGCAAGGCGTGCCGATGGGAGCGGCGGTTTCCCAAGGAACGCTTGTCACAAGCCCGGCGCAACTCGAAGGCATGTACGCGTTTGGAGTGAAAAATGACGGAACGCCGTTCATTGACCGGTTTGGCTTCAACGGGACGGTGGTTGCCGAGGACGGCTCGTCGTTTGAGCTTGCGGGGATCAATCAGGAATCTTATGTAACGGAGCCGGATAAAACCCGCAGCCATGTCAACAAATTGTTTATATACACTAGCGCCTGGAAATCCGCGCAGCGGCCGGTGGACACTTCGACAACGCCGACGGAAGTGCTTGTACAGGGCGATGTGATCACGCAGATTTCGATCAAAGCGCCGATTCCGGGAGCCGTGCCGGCGGACGGATATATTTTGCGCGCCCATGGAACGGCGGCGGACTTTGTCGCTAAACATTTGGAGGTCGGACAGCGCATCGATACGCAGTATGAACTGCAGTCTTTAACGACTGGGAATAGCGTCAATCCCGCGGATCTCAAGGTGATGATCGGCGGCCATACGCTGCTGGTCGATCAAGGCCAAGCCTCGGCGTTTACCCGTGCAACGAACTCGATCAGCGGAGGCAGCACCGTGGCGCGTACGGCCGTTGGCTACTCCAAAGACGGGAAAACGGCTTATATTATTGCCGCCGAGAAAAACAGCAACAGCTCCGGGATGACGTTAAAGGAACTGCAAGGTTTTATGACGAGCATTGGGGTATGGAAAGGGTTGAACCTGGACGGAGGCGGTTCAACAACGATGGTGAATCGTCCGCTTGCCGAAACAAGTGCGCAGCTCACCTTCACGACGTCCAACGGATCGGCCGGACAACGCGCCGTCGCCAACGGCCTCGGCGTCTTCACTTCGGCTCCGCAAGGCACGCTGAAAGGCTTTAAAGTCAGCGGATCATCCACGCTGCTCATCGGGCAGACGGTCCCTTATGCCCTGAAAGGCTACGATACGTACTACAACCCGATTGCGACGGAAAGCACGGCGGCTTCCTGGAAAGCGAGCAACGGAAACGTCAAGTGGACAGGCAGCGGATTTAAAGGCGTTAAAGCGGGTACGGCAAAAATCACCGCTACAAACGGCTCGGCCAGCAGCAGCATGGAGGTGACGGTGCTGGGCGGCAGCGATCTTACGAGCCTGACGCCGGCTACGACGTTTGCGCCGCTCGAAGCGGGGGCTTCCGTATCCGTGCCGGTTACGGCTCAGCTGAAGAGCGGAAGCACGGTAAACGTTCCGGCGGAATCCGTGAAATGGACCTTCAGCGGCATGAAAGCCAGCGTAAAGGACGGCGCGCTCACCGTGCAGTCGATAAATTCCGGCACGAAGGTTGCTTATGCAACGCCTAGCTATGACGGCTTCACCGGCACGCCGGTTGTCTTGTCCGCTTCCACGGACACCATTTGGGAAAGCTTTGAAAACGTGTCTTACCCGATTTCGTTTACGGGGCTTCCGGCCGAGTCGCAGGGAACGGCAGCGATTGTCCAAGGGACGGGCGAACGCGCGAATTCGAAAGTGCTGCAGCTTGACTACGATTTGACCGGCGGTACGGGCAATAAATTCGCTTACGCGCAAATCAACGGAACGACCGGCAAGGAGATTCCGGAAAACGCCACGGCGATGACGATCGATCTCCTGGGCGATGCCAGCTTGAACTGGGTGCGCGCGGAGCTGGCGGACGCCGACGGCAAACCGGTGTATCTCGATTTGGCGCGGCCGCTGGACTTCACGGGCTGGAAAACGCTGAACGTCGACTTAACGGCAGCGGGCATCAAATATCCGGCCAAGCTGAAACGGCTGTATGTCGTAAGTGTGGAGGAAGGGCAAGATGAACGTATGCTGACGGGCAGTGTTTCTTTTGACAATATCCGGTTTACCGCTCCCGCCGCCGCTACAGAGGAAGCCGCCGCCGTGACCCAGCCCAGCGTCAAAGCCGTCATGGTTGTCGGCCAAAAATCGATGACGGTGGACGGGGCGAAACAAAGCCTGGAAGTGGCTCCGCTGCTGAAGGACAACACGACGTATGTACCCATTAAATATGTGCTGGATGCTTTTGGCGGGACCTCCACCTGGAACAATGCCGCGAAAAAAATTACCGTAAAGCGCGGAACGAACGTACTCGAGTTAACCGTGGGGGAAAAGGAATTTTTTGTGAACGGAACCAGCAAGCAAGCGGAGGTTTCTCCGATCGTTGTGGGAGGTAGGACTTTAGTCCCGTTACGTTTGGTGTCGGAACAGCTGGGCATTGGCGTAAATTGGGAAAAGAAAACCAAATCCATCACCCTCGAATCATGA
- a CDS encoding sensor histidine kinase: MDFQADAIDRVINNAVNVLENSKLQILEILDSARNELKTLNTEMQNVMKETAETVEKVDQLEVNYRRSRIRLTEVSRDFVRYKEEDIKQAYEKATQLQLDLLIYREKEMYLKARRDELQKRVRNVEKSVERAETISTQMGVVLEYFSGELGQVTRILESAKNRQLIGLKIILAQEEERKRISREIHDGPAQLLANLVLRTEIVERMLAKQEFKLVQDEIVDLKAQVRSSLEEMRKVIFNLRPMALDDLGLIPTLRKYVHDYEEKTKIRATFETRGKEHRLSSPMEAAIFRLVQEALTNAAKHAFPTYVGVEITYQAQMLRIIVRDNGLGFKVDQLEQKTKGHTHFGLIGMRERVELLEGRMEIESAANMGTKIVIHIPTNTEKRKEYQDG; encoded by the coding sequence GTGGATTTTCAAGCAGATGCCATAGATCGCGTAATAAATAACGCTGTTAACGTACTTGAAAATAGCAAGCTGCAAATTCTCGAAATTTTGGACTCGGCGCGAAATGAGCTGAAGACGCTGAACACGGAGATGCAAAACGTAATGAAAGAAACGGCGGAAACCGTGGAGAAGGTCGACCAGCTCGAGGTGAACTACAGACGTTCCCGCATCCGGCTGACGGAAGTCAGCCGGGATTTCGTGCGGTACAAAGAGGAAGACATCAAACAGGCCTACGAGAAGGCGACGCAGCTTCAGCTTGATTTGCTGATTTATCGCGAGAAGGAAATGTATTTGAAGGCCAGACGCGATGAACTGCAAAAAAGAGTTCGAAACGTGGAAAAATCGGTCGAACGAGCTGAAACGATCAGTACGCAAATGGGCGTTGTGCTCGAATACTTTTCCGGCGAATTGGGACAGGTTACCCGAATCTTGGAATCCGCTAAGAACCGGCAGCTGATCGGTCTCAAGATTATTTTGGCGCAGGAAGAAGAACGAAAACGGATTTCGCGGGAAATTCACGATGGTCCCGCTCAGCTTCTCGCGAATCTAGTGCTTAGGACGGAAATTGTAGAAAGAATGCTCGCTAAGCAGGAATTTAAACTGGTACAGGACGAAATAGTAGATTTGAAAGCTCAGGTCCGCTCCAGTCTCGAAGAAATGCGGAAAGTGATCTTTAATTTGCGTCCGATGGCGCTCGATGATCTCGGTCTGATTCCAACACTGCGCAAATACGTTCATGATTATGAAGAGAAGACCAAGATTCGAGCCACCTTTGAAACCAGGGGCAAAGAGCATCGGTTATCCTCTCCGATGGAAGCGGCGATTTTTCGGCTGGTGCAAGAAGCGCTCACCAATGCGGCGAAGCATGCTTTTCCGACCTATGTTGGCGTGGAGATCACGTATCAGGCGCAAATGCTGCGCATCATTGTGCGAGATAACGGCCTTGGCTTCAAGGTGGACCAATTGGAGCAAAAGACGAAAGGGCATACCCATTTCGGACTGATTGGCATGCGGGAAAGAGTCGAATTACTCGAAGGAAGAATGGAAATCGAATCGGCAGCGAATATGGGTACCAAAATCGTCATCCACATTCCAACGAACACAGAGAAGAGAAAGGAGTACCAGGATGGATAA